Part of the Candidatus Thermoplasmatota archaeon genome, CGGCTCTTCTTCAGCTGAGAGAAAAGCGCAGACCCTGGCCGGATTATTACCCGTGCACCTCATGGCGCACCATGACCAGCCAGGACTTACCTGCATGTTTCCCATGGTCGCGGTCAGTAATAAGGATTGCGAGCGGATGTAGCCCAAATCATCTCGTCCTGAGTCCGATGATATGATTCCCTGCCGGTCCTCCTACGTAGAACACGTTCGAATCGTTCAGGGCGGCGATGATCCTGTCGGAATCGATGACAACCACCCCGAACGGGAACTCCTGGGCCCCGGTCGAGTTCCAGTCGGTCTCCAGGACTTAGAAAGATGATGAGTTCAAATCAATCCCTTCCATGAGGTCGTACGGCAGTCCCCTGGTCCCGTTCAGATCGAACAGCCTCGCCCCCAGTCTTCCCCAAACACCTAGATATCCGCACCGGCTGGGGCGGGGCAGATAGGATAGCCTACCTGTAATGACAACTCTCTTCGCCATCCAGCCAGACTAATACCCGTGCATTTCAGCACGGTGTTTGTGGACGAATCCGGAGATCTTGGATTCGGACAGGGCTCCTCCAAATACATCACGATAGGGGCCTTGATAGCCAGGCATCCAGAGGCTATTGAGAGGATTCCATTGCGGATTCGAAAGAGGCGGCTCAAGAAAAGCTTGCGTCAGAAACCTGAGTTGAAGTTTCATAACTCAAGCCCTGACGTCAGGCGGAGTGTGCTGAGGATGATAATGGCTCTCCCAGAGATCTCCATCGCAAGCATGATCGTGAACAAGACTGGAATGCCAGACGGGCTCAGACGCCGCCCCGAGAGCTTCTATGACAGAGTCTGCGGCGAGCTGCTTGCAGATATCATTGTGGTTCAAGGAGGGAGGTGTGCTTATCACGTGGTATTCGACGCGAGGCCACACAACCGATCCGCTAGCTATGACTTCGGAGGGCACATCGAAGAGGTAGTCGAGCGCGAACTGTCACGTGCGGGTGTCCTGCCAACCCACATCGATGTCTCCGTGATTGACTCACACAATTCGGGTGGCTTGCAGACCGCGGATTTCGTCGTCGGCTCCATCCAGAGGAAATACGCACGGGATGACCCCAGCTACTACAGAATCATCGCACCCGCAATGGTAATCGAGAAAAGGCTCTTCTGAAAGAAAGCGCAGACCCCGGCCGGATTCTTGCACATGCGCCTCATGGCGCACTCTTACCTGCCGGGACTTACCTGCACTGTTTTCATCGCAACGGCTCCTAATAAGGCTTGTGTGTGGATGTAGCCCAAATCATCTCGTCCTGAATCCGATGAGTTGATTGCCCAGTGGTCCGCCGACATAGAACACGTTTGATTCGTTCAGCTTCTGTGAGATAGTCTCATTGGAAACGACAACGACCCCGAACGGGAACTCCTGGGCGCCCGAGGTGTTCCAGGCGGTCTCAAGAACGAAGAAGGAAGAACCGTTCAGGGCCAACCCTTCCCGCAGATCGTAGGGCAGTCCCCTTTTCCCCTCCAGGTC contains:
- a CDS encoding DUF3800 domain-containing protein, which gives rise to MHFSTVFVDESGDLGFGQGSSKYITIGALIARHPEAIERIPLRIRKRRLKKSLRQKPELKFHNSSPDVRRSVLRMIMALPEISIASMIVNKTGMPDGLRRRPESFYDRVCGELLADIIVVQGGRCAYHVVFDARPHNRSASYDFGGHIEEVVERELSRAGVLPTHIDVSVIDSHNSGGLQTADFVVGSIQRKYARDDPSYYRIIAPAMVIEKRLF